In the genome of Raphanus sativus cultivar WK10039 chromosome 4, ASM80110v3, whole genome shotgun sequence, one region contains:
- the LOC108851862 gene encoding F-box/kelch-repeat protein At1g64840-like, producing the protein MLSRTTYSLPSFAVFPHRIKALCTLEKIPLFLLYIPPVTTATSVSECFLLGRLGRVESGDHIQCSKVNIHNSLILPLGHQYRMIFDQEAWNGLYKGVAFLPLNKEEGGGGFVVLVNYTNMLLELTSSVMKWRLCLQVSSNATCEDLVAFRGRFYATFHNGDVLVIDPYSLVKTPLTPSQPLISNKYLVRSGDDELFLVEIYNPHRVFDSNRFICRVSRLDEEAGRWVVVTELGDRVFFIGHFGNVCCSAKKLPYGCGVSGNSIVFTNGRRNVTYAYKYGVHTGREEDDLNCWRFSRENRVTIISTSPMVALRIERLSLSHKSNFGYLRHPLLKIRSLCI; encoded by the coding sequence ATGTTATCGCGCACAACCTACTCCCTTCCCTCCTTCGCTGTCTTTCCTCACAGAATCAAAGCCTTGTGCACCCTCGAGAAGATCCCTTTGTTCCTCCTCTACATTCCTCCCGTTACTACTGCTACGTCCGTATCTGAGTGTTTCTTGTTGGGAAGACTAGGCCGGGTTGAGTCAGGGGATCATATTCAATGCTCAAAAGTAAACATTCACAACAGCCTGATCCTCCCTCTAGGTCATCAGTACAGAATGATTTTTGATCAGGAAGCATGGAACGGATTGTACAAAGGGGTGGCGTTTCTTCCGCTAAACAAGGAGGAGGGAGGAGGAGGATTCGTAGTGCTTGTCAATTACACTAACATGTTATTGGAATTGACAAGTTCCGTTATGAAGTGGAGGTTGTGTCTTCAGGTTTCCTCAAATGCTACGTGCGAAGATTTAGTCGCTTTTAGAGGAAGATTTTACGCAACATTTCATAACGGTGACGTTTTGGTTATCGATCCTTATTCGCTGGTAAAGACTCCCCTCACGCCTTCGCAGCCTCTGATTTCAAACAAATATCTGGTCCGATCCGGTGATGATGAACTGTTCTTGGTTGAGATATACAACCCACATCGTGTGTTTGATTCAAATCGATTTATTTGTAGAGTGAGTAGGCTGGACGAGGAAGCTGGTAGATGGGTGGTGGTCACCGAGTTGGGAGACCGTGTGTTCTTTATTGGACACTTTGGGAATGTTTGCTGCTCGGCTAAGAAGCTTCCTTATGGTTGTGGTGTGAGCGGGAACTCAATTGTGTTCACCAATGGGAGACGCAATGTTACATACGCTTATAAATATGGGGTACATACAGGGAGAGAAGAAGATGACCTCAATTGTTGGAGATTCTCAAGAGAGAATCGTGTGACAATCATCAGCACATCTCCCATGGTGGCTCTCCGGATTGAGCGCTTAAGCTTAAGCCATAAATCTAACTTTGGATACCTGAGACATCCGTTGCTTAAAATTAGATCACTCTGTATTTAA
- the LOC108852802 gene encoding F-box/kelch-repeat protein At1g64840-like isoform X1 yields the protein MAARKKKTPTMVSSESTVSVPDWSLLPVELLHIISKKVEDCFDVVHARSVCTLWRSIFPFPSHLSRPSYTLPTPREDPPWSLEKIPLFLFRPRALAASEFFLGGIGRYEPEEEEEEELPSPIQCSVKVEIPGSSDPRLINMLDCQILPLGHQYRMIGCNAREYRNVAVLHLNHEGEGGGDGDFVVLLNFTRVLFVLRSSEMKWRRLQPFTMATCEELFTFRGKFYAIFINGDVFAFDPHFQGLTHLKPLELPNCGSCNDLVQSGDDELFLVEQILPRNDDVFDFHRLALRVCRLDVEAGQWVVATDIGDRVFIIGDLGNVSCSAKEFPDGCGVSGNSILYTNMPWKETYFYKYGVDTGREEDDRNCWWYSRENLVTILSTSPVVALRVERSNEPNVKDIGATSEGNRS from the exons ATGGCAGCGAGAAAGAAGAAGACACCAACCATG GTTTCATCAGAGAGCACAGTGTCCGTACCGGACTGGTCTCTTCTCCCTGTAGAACTACTCCACATTATCTCCAAGAAGGTGGAGGACTGTTTCGATGTTGTTCATGCTCGCTCTGTTTGCACCTTGTGGCGATCCATCTTTCCCTTTCCTTCTCACCTATCACGCCCAAGTTACACTCTTCCCACGCCTCGAGAAGATCCCCCGTGGAGCCTCGAGAAGATCCCTCTGTTCCTCTTTAGACCCCGAGCTCTCGCTGCTTCTGAGTTTTTCTTGGGCGGGATAGGGCGATATGAgccagaggaggaggaggaggaggagcttcCATCTCCTATCCAATGCTCAGTGAAAGTGGAGATTCCAGGATCATCTGATCCAAGGTTGATAAACATGCTCGACTGCCAGATCCTCCCTCTCGGCCATCAGTACAGAATGATTGGTTGCAATGCTAGAGAGTACAGAAACGTGGCTGTTCTTCATCTAAACCATGagggagaaggaggaggagacggAGACTTTGTTGTTCTCCTTAACTTCACTAGAGTTTTGTTTGTGTTAAGAAGTTCTGAAATGAAGTGGAGGCGGTTACAGCCATTCACAATGGCTACGTGCGAGGAACTATTCACTTTTAGAGGCAAGTTTTATGCGATCTTTATCAACGGAGACGTTTTCGCTTTCGATCCTCATTTCCAGGGACTGACTCATCTGAAGCCCTTGGAGCTACCTAACTGCGGTTCGTGCAATGATCTGGTTCAGTCCGGTGATGACGAGCTTTTCCTGGTTGAGCAAATCCTCCCTCGTAACGACGACGTGTTTGACTTCCATCGGTTAGCGCTAAGAGTGTGTAGGCTAGATGTGGAGGCTGGTCAATGGGTGGTGGCAACCGATATAGGAGACCGTGTGTTTATTATTGGAGACTTGGGGAATGTCTCATGCTCGGCTAAAGAGTTTCCTGATGGTTGTGGTGTGAGTGGGAACTCCATTTTGTATACTAATATGCCATGGAAGGAAACATACTTTTACAAATATGGAGTAGATACAGGACGCGAGGAAGACGACCGCAACTGTTGGTGGTATTCGAGAGAGAATCTGGTGACTATCCTCAGCACTTCTCCGGTGGTGGCTCTGCGGGTCGAGCG AAGCAATGAACCGAACGTAAAGGACATTGGGGCTACGTCTGAGGGCAATCGATCTTGA
- the LOC108852802 gene encoding F-box/kelch-repeat protein At1g64840-like isoform X2, giving the protein MAPRKKKTPTMVSSESTVSVPDWSLLPVELLHIISKKVEDCFDVVHARSVCTLWRSIFPFPSHLSRPSYTLPTPREDPPWSLEKIPLFLFRPRALAASEFFLGGIGRYEPEEEEEEELPSPIQCSVKVEIPGSSDPRLINMLDCQILPLGHQYRMIGCNAREYRNVAVLHLNHEGEGGGDGDFVVLLNFTRVLFVLRSSEMKWRRLQPFTMATCEELFTFRGKFYAIFINGDVFAFDPHFQGLTHLKPLELPNCGSCNDLVQSGDDELFLVEQILPRNDDVFDFHRLALRVCRLDVEAGQWVVATDIGDRVFIIGDLGNVSCSAKEFPDGCGVSGNSILYTNMPWKETYFYKYGVDTGREEDDRNCWWYSRENLVTILSTSPVVALRVERSNEPNVKDIGATSEGNRS; this is encoded by the exons GTTTCATCAGAGAGCACAGTGTCCGTACCGGACTGGTCTCTTCTCCCTGTAGAACTACTCCACATTATCTCCAAGAAGGTGGAGGACTGTTTCGATGTTGTTCATGCTCGCTCTGTTTGCACCTTGTGGCGATCCATCTTTCCCTTTCCTTCTCACCTATCACGCCCAAGTTACACTCTTCCCACGCCTCGAGAAGATCCCCCGTGGAGCCTCGAGAAGATCCCTCTGTTCCTCTTTAGACCCCGAGCTCTCGCTGCTTCTGAGTTTTTCTTGGGCGGGATAGGGCGATATGAgccagaggaggaggaggaggaggagcttcCATCTCCTATCCAATGCTCAGTGAAAGTGGAGATTCCAGGATCATCTGATCCAAGGTTGATAAACATGCTCGACTGCCAGATCCTCCCTCTCGGCCATCAGTACAGAATGATTGGTTGCAATGCTAGAGAGTACAGAAACGTGGCTGTTCTTCATCTAAACCATGagggagaaggaggaggagacggAGACTTTGTTGTTCTCCTTAACTTCACTAGAGTTTTGTTTGTGTTAAGAAGTTCTGAAATGAAGTGGAGGCGGTTACAGCCATTCACAATGGCTACGTGCGAGGAACTATTCACTTTTAGAGGCAAGTTTTATGCGATCTTTATCAACGGAGACGTTTTCGCTTTCGATCCTCATTTCCAGGGACTGACTCATCTGAAGCCCTTGGAGCTACCTAACTGCGGTTCGTGCAATGATCTGGTTCAGTCCGGTGATGACGAGCTTTTCCTGGTTGAGCAAATCCTCCCTCGTAACGACGACGTGTTTGACTTCCATCGGTTAGCGCTAAGAGTGTGTAGGCTAGATGTGGAGGCTGGTCAATGGGTGGTGGCAACCGATATAGGAGACCGTGTGTTTATTATTGGAGACTTGGGGAATGTCTCATGCTCGGCTAAAGAGTTTCCTGATGGTTGTGGTGTGAGTGGGAACTCCATTTTGTATACTAATATGCCATGGAAGGAAACATACTTTTACAAATATGGAGTAGATACAGGACGCGAGGAAGACGACCGCAACTGTTGGTGGTATTCGAGAGAGAATCTGGTGACTATCCTCAGCACTTCTCCGGTGGTGGCTCTGCGGGTCGAGCG AAGCAATGAACCGAACGTAAAGGACATTGGGGCTACGTCTGAGGGCAATCGATCTTGA
- the LOC130511945 gene encoding uncharacterized protein LOC130511945 — MAPLVEGPASLPRPPSDPPDSSLKVALPSNPPDPPVPPDPPPDTLSFTDFLQLYDLWATATFKFSDPELCLMISYELVSLDLSFSVVVPTVSVAFQYVAFVGTSVVDVCSLTAVCRRCSFTAVCRFTSTFALMAFAMIREHCFEDASV; from the exons ATGGCGCCGCTCGTAGAAGGTCCTGCTTCCCTTCCACGCCCTCCCTCAGATCCACCAGATTCGAGTTTGAAGGTTGCTCTCCCGTCAAATCCTCCGGATCCGCCGGTTCCTCCTGATCCTCCGCCTGATACTCTATCTTTCACGGATTTCCTTCAGTTGTACGATCTATGGGCCACAGCTACCTTTAAGTTCTCAGATCCAGAGCTATGTTTGATGATTTCATATGAACTGGTTTCGTTGGATCTGAGTTTTTCTGTGGTAGTTCCCACTGTGTCGGTTGCATTTCAATATGTGGCCTTTGTTGGCACTTCTGTGGTCGATGTGTGCTCCCTTACTGCAGTATGCAGGCGTTGTTCATTTACTGCAGTATGCAGGTTTACTTCCACCTTTGCTCTAATGGCTTTTGCAATGATAAG GGAGCATTGTTTTGAAGATGCTTCTGTTTGA
- the LOC108850795 gene encoding F-box/kelch-repeat protein At1g64840-like, with translation MDLRNVSKLSLSPSAEMTTNEITLSVPDWSLLPVELLHIISKKLEDCFNVVHARSVCTSWRSIFLFPSHLSRQSYSLPTLDNKGSWSLEKIPLFLFRNRTLAAEYFVGGIGRNEPEEDLPSPNQCSVKVEIPGSDPRLMNILDCQILPLRHQYRMIGCNAKGYRGVAVLPLNKEGGGDFVVLLNCTSGLMVLRNNEMRWRRFQTLSMHPCDDLVTFRGRFYALFVDGDVFGFDPHFLELYPLVRLKLDRKCGWSTSLVPSGDDELFLVELFSTRRNGDVLDLMSRVTLRVCRLDVDAGQWVMVKDVGDRVLVIGDLGNVSFSAKELPDGCGVSGNSVVFTYGPSNVTCSYRYDDDLNCWRYKREDLVTILGRSPAVALRVERSSADAYSHRSSWPHTRRSVNFRM, from the exons ATGGATTTACGTAAC GTTTCAAAACTGTCTCTGTCTCCATCAGCAGAAATGACAACTAACGAGATCACATTGTCCGTGCCGGACTGGTCTCTTCTCCCTGTAGAACTACTCCACATTATCTCTAAGAAGCTGGAGGACTGTTTCAATGTTGTTCATGCTCGCTCTGTTTGCACCTCGTGGCGTTCCATCTTTCTCTTTCCTTCCCACCTATCACGCCAAAGTTACTCTCTTCCCACGCTCGATAACAAAGGCTCGTGGAGCCTCGAGAAGATCCCTTTGTTCCTCTTTAGAAACAGGACTCTTGCTGCTGAGTATTTCGTGGGAGGTATAGGGCGAAATGAGCCAGAGGAGGACCTTCCATCTCCAAACCAATGCTCAGTGAAAGTGGAGATTCCAGGATCTGATCCACGGTTGATGAACATCCTCGACTGCCAGATCCTCCCTCTTCGCCATCAGTACCGAATGATTGGTTGCAATGCTAAAGGATACAGAGGCGTGGCTGTCCTTCCACTAAACAAGGAGGGAGGAGGAGATTTTGTTGTTCTACTCAACTGCACTAGTGGTTTGATGGTGCTAAGAAATAATGAAATGAGGTGGAGGCGGTTCCAGACACTCTCAATGCATCCGTGCGACGATTTAGTCACTTTTAGGGGCAGATTCTACGCACTCTTTGTTGACGGAGACGTTTTTGGTTTCGATCCTCATTTCCTGGAACTGTATCCTCTGGTACGCTTGAAGCTTGATCGGAAATGTGGTTGGTCCACCTCTCTGGTTCCATCTGGTGACGATGAGCTTTTCCTGGTTGAGCTGTTCTCCACTCGTCGTAATGGTGATGTGTTAGACTTGATGAGTCGGGTAACATTGAGAGTGTGTAGGCTGGATGTTGATGCTGGTCAATGGGTCATGGTCAAAGATGTAGGAGACCGTGTGTTGGTTATTGGAGACTTGGGAAATGTCTCGTTCTCGGCTAAAGAGCTTCCTGATGGTTGTGGTGTGAGTGGGAACTCAGTTGTGTTTACTTATGGTCCAAGCAATGTAACATGCTCCTACAGATATGACGACGACCTCAACTGTTGGAGGTATAAAAGAGAGGATCTGGTGACTATCCTCGGCAGGTCTCCGGCAGTGGCTCTCCGGGTTGAACG ATCTTCAGCAGATGCATATAGCCACCGTTCTTCATGGCCACACACCCGTAGGAGTGTGAACTTCAGAATGTGA